A region from the Cannabis sativa cultivar Pink pepper isolate KNU-18-1 chromosome 9, ASM2916894v1, whole genome shotgun sequence genome encodes:
- the LOC115724116 gene encoding pentatricopeptide repeat-containing protein At5g14770, mitochondrial, translating into MRMEAVLGVPLNAQAKALLLLRRFSPHTHFFTFLPTKHHLCTTPSLPSPSISKTHQIKPPSAPSRHFQTTFSPFPFPPLMKAHLYTSFFCTLIHLYLAAGRFLNASDAFYAMRNHGFVPVLPLWNRLLYQFNACGLVSQVRLLYYDMLSCGIVPNVFTHNIMVHSLCKVGELVPALDFLRQVEIDTVTYNTVIWGFCKKGLAFQGLGLLSEMVKRGIPIDSYTCNTLVKGFCQIGFVDHGSRVFEDLMKGGIHGDVVGLNTLIDGYCKVGHISHALKLMEDVREGEFPDTVSYNSLINGFCKMGDFEKAKCLFDEILRLQKEEACADLDADDVRSEGVMYMKPNLVTYSTIIGALCKQHRLDEALSLYEEMVMNEIFPDVVTYSSILYGLCKHGRIIEAKVLMREMEKMGVHPNHFSHTILIDSLFKSKFVVEAFMFQSQMVVRGVIFDVVVCSAMIDGLFKAGKTKEAEDMYQILLKLNLLPSHVTYSILINGYCQLGDVSSALCIFHEMEQKHIYPDVIMYSSIINGYVKKGMLDEAIDLVRKMKQQNILPNVHIYATLIDGYFKAGEQELALELYNEMKFAGLEDNNFVLDAFVKTMKETRMTNEVQELVEDMMSRSVSLDLVNYTSLMDSFFKLGKESTALNLAQEMTDRNIGFDVVAYNVLINGLSRVGKYEVESIYNGMKEMGFAPDKATHNIMINAYCRQDNSQRAFILWNEMINRGFIPNSNTSNSLIKGLCKAGEVEKAMDVLNKMLVYGSPLTSIIHRVLLDVSSKSRRADAILQMHEKLVRFGLKLDRAVYSNLITVLCRLGMTKKATAVLKEMIGAGFLADISTFNALIRGYCISSHLSKAFDTYFQMLSERVSPNIDTYNFLLEGLSGGGLMKQAGKLLNEMEERGCVPEASTYNILLSGHGKIGNKREYMKLYIEMISKGFVPRTGTYNVLIGDFAKVGKMSQARELMNEMLSRGILPNSSTYDILICGWCKLSKHPDLDRPLKNSYLGEAKRLLKEMSEKGYAPCESTQFCISATFARRGKKANAVKLLNELYKRNNT; encoded by the coding sequence atgagAATGGAAGCAGTATTAGGAGTGCCTTTGAACGCTCAGGCAAAGGCCCTCCTTCTCCTCCGTCGTTTCTCTCCCCACACTCACTTCTTCACTTTCCTACCAACCAAACACCATTTATGTACCACCCCTTCTCTTCCCTCTCCTTCAATATCCAAAACCCATCAAATTAAACCCCCTTCTGCTCCTTCCCGTCATTTCCAAACTACATTTTCTCCTTTCCCGTTTCCGCCATTGATGAAGGCTCACTTGTATACTTCTTTCTTTTGCACACTCATTCACCTCTACTTGGCTGCTGGGAGATTTTTGAATGCATCGGACGCCTTCTACGCTATGCGAAATCACGGTTTCGTTCCCGTTTTACCGTTGTGGAATCGACTTCTATACCAATTCAATGCATGTGGTTTGGTTTCACAGGTTAGGCTTCTTTACTATGATATGCTCTCTTGTGGGATTGTGCCTAATGTTTTTACGCATAACATAATGGTCCATTCACTCTGCAAAGTGGGAGAGTTGGTGCCTGCTTTGGATTTTCTTAGACAGGTTGAAATTGATACTGTTACTTATAATACTGTCATTTGGGGATTTTGTAAGAAAGGTTTGGCTTTTCAAGGTCTTGGACTTCTGTCCGAAATGGTGAAGAGGGGTATTCCTATTGATTCTTATACGTGCAATACACTAGTAAAGGGGTTTTGCCAAATTGGGTTTGTAGATCATGGGAGCCGGGTTTTCGAGGACTTAATGAAGGGAGGGATTCATGGGGATGTGGTAGGTTTGAACACCTTGATAGATGGGTACTGCAAAGTTGGACATATAAGTCATGCTCTCAAGTTGATGGAGGATGTAAGAGAGGGTGAATTTCCTGATACTGTTAGTTACAATTCTCTGATTAATGGCTTTTGCAAGATGGGTGATTTTGAAAAGGCCAAATGCCTTTTTGATGAGATTCTAAGATTACAAAAGGAAGAGGCTTGTGCTGATTTGGATGCTGATGATGTTCGGAGTGAGGGCGTAATGTATATGAAACCAAACCTTGTTACATACTCGACCATTATTGGAGCACTTTGTAAGCAGCATAGGCTTGATGAAGCTCTTTCTTTGTATGAAGAAATGGTTATGAATGAAATATTTCCTGATGTGGTAACATATAGCTCCATTTTGTATGGCCTATGTAAGCATGGGAGAATAATAGAGGCAAAAGTGCTTATGAGGGAGATGGAGAAGATGGGTGTGCATCCAAATCATTTCTCTCATACTATTTTAATTGATTCCTTGTTTAAGTCAAAATTTGTAGTGGAAGCTTTCATGTTTCAAAGCCAAATGGTGGTGCGCGGAGTTATTTTTGATGTGGTTGTGTGTTCTGCCATGATAGATGGGCTTTTTAAAGCTGGAAAAACCAAGGAGGCAGAGGACATGTATCAAATTCTTTTAAAGCTTAATCTACTACCTAGCCATGTCAcatattctattttaataaaTGGGTATTGCCAATTAGGAGATGTGAGTAGTGCATTGTGCATCTTTCATGAAATGGAGCAGAAGCATATTTACCCAGATGTCATTATGTATTCCTCAATTATAAATGGCTATGTGAAGAAAGGCATGCTTGATGAAGCTATTGATTTAGTGAGGAAGATGAAGCAACAAAATATCTTGCCAAATGTACATATTTATGCAACACTAATTGATGGGTATTTCAAGGCAGGTGAGCAAGAACTTGCTCTTGAACTGtataatgaaatgaaatttgCAGGATTGGAGGACAACAATTTTGTACTTGATGCTTTTGTGAAAACTATGAAAGAAACCAGAATGACAAATGAAGTTCAAGAATTAGTTGAAGATATGATGTCTAGGAGTGTCTCACTCGACCTTGTCAATTACACATCTTTAATGGATAGTTTCTTTAAACTGGGGAAAGAGTCTACTGCTCTTAACTTGGCCCAAGAAATGACAGATAGAAATATCGGATTCGATGTTGTTGCATATAATGTCTTGATAAACGGTTTGTCAAGGGTTGGGAAATATGAAGTAGAATCCATCTACAACGGAATGAAAGAGATGGGTTTCGCTCCAGACAAGGCTACCCACAACATCATGATTAATGCATACTGTAGACAGGATAATTCACAACGTGCTTTTATACTCTGGAATGAGATGATAAACCGAGGTTTTATTCCAAATTCAAACACTTCAAATAGCCTAATAAAAGGGCTTTGTAAAGCTGGTGAAGTTGAGAAAGCTATGGATGTTTTAAATAAAATGTTGGTTTATGGATCTCCCCTAACCTCAATTATTCACAGGGTGCTTCTTGATGTGTCTTCAAAGAGTAGACGGGCTGATGCAATTTTACAAATGCATGAGAAACTTGTGCGTTTTGGGCTGAAACTTGACCGGGCTGTTTACAGTAATTTAATCACTGTCTTGTGCAGGTTAGGAATGACTAAAAAGGCTACAGCAGTGTTGAAAGAAATGATAGGAGCAGGATTTCTAGCAGATATTTCTACTTTCAATGCACTTATACGAGGATATTGCATAAGCAGCCATTTATCAAAAGCCTTTGACACATACTTTCAGATGTTGTCTGAAAGAGTTTCTCCTAACATTGATACTTACAACTTTCTTTTGGAGGGCCTTTCTGGTGGTGGTTTGATGAAACAGGCTGGAAAGTTATTAAATGAAATGGAGGAGAGAGGTTGTGTTCCTGAGGCTTCTACTTACAATATTTTACTTTCTGGCCATGGTAAAATTGGAAATAAAAGGGAATATATGAAACTTTATATTGAAATGATAAGCAAAGGTTTTGTCCCCAGAACTGGCACCTATAATGTGCTCATCGGTGATTTTGCAAAGGTGGGAAAGATGAGCCAAGCAAGGGAGCTTATGAATGAAATGCTGTCTAGGGGAATACTTCCCAACTCTTCAACTTATGACATACTTATCTGTGGTTGGTGTAAGCTATCAAAGCATCCGGACTTGGACAGGCCACTGAAAAATTCATATCTAGGTGAGGCCAAAAGATTGTTGAAGGAAATGAGTGAGAAAGGGTATGCTCCTTGTGAAAGTACACAATTCTGTATTAGTGCTACTTTTGCTAGACGAGGTAAAAAAGCTAATGCTGTGAAGCTGTTGAATGAACTGTACAAGAGAAATAACACATGA